The Acropora muricata isolate sample 2 chromosome 4, ASM3666990v1, whole genome shotgun sequence genome contains the following window.
GAAGCGCTGAAGCGGATGATCTAAGCTGCGTACAGACAGTGTTTAGAAATCAAATCTGTTTTTCGGCAGATGATCGGGCGTGACAACACACTATCTCTTAGAAACTTGACGGATGGGAATTCTTGAAATATTTAGGCACAAGTTTTCTTTGGAAAAGATTATAAATACCGCAGCTCTTGTCCAACTTAATAAAAAAACGTTTTGAGGGATTTTGGTCTCAGCTCTATTGGATAAACAGACCAACATATTTAGCAAGGGATTAGAAAACCTATCCAAAGAATCTGAGAAATTTCTAAATTGCTTTCAGTAATTGAAGGCCAGTTCGCTTCAGAGCATATTTAGCTTTCAGTTTTTATACTTTTGATTAACAGCTTATCTTGTTTGGCTTAACCGAAACCTCAATTGAAAATATCTGCCCGTATTTTGGTTCGTTTGGTCTCAATAAGATTTGCCTTCAAACAAAAATCTTGACCCGTCAAATATTTTCCACAAGTTTAAGATATTATTGGAATTTTATAGAAACGGTGTGATTTATGATCAGGCTGCCTTGATTAACTGACAAAATAGCTGATAAGTTCCCTCTATGAAGTTTATTTTGCATGTTACAAATCGCAATTGTTATTAGCACAACTCAACAGCTGTGTTAAAAGTTTTGGATCACTAAAGCGGCCGAAAATATGGAATTTTATTATGAGAATCTTACCCCCTGATGGACGtgcaattttgaaatgtcaATGGGGTCAGCGCAAACGTGCTGTTGTCAATAATAACAAAGTTGTGATACAAAAGGTAAATAACCTCTAGCTGTCAGAACTTAGTGGCTTTGATATTCGGTGGTTTTCACCGCAAATTGAAATCAGCATAACTAGAACGGAAGACTCCTTGAAGGTCTCCAGGCGTCTATTCTATTTTGGGTGGACCTATATTAACTCAAGTGGAAAACACAAGGAAGGAAGGCCAAGCTTAATATGAATAATTACTGCGCTCTCTGGGAATAAACACGTCATGAGACACTTGTGGTCAGTTGGTCTTGAGACGTCGAAGCCTTCACACACGATATGTTGTGCGGGCCGGTGACCATGAAAGACACAAGTTACGATCAGTCGCTGTGGTGTAAAAGTAGCTCAGGCAGTGAAGTGATGTACAACGCGTGCAGTACGCTAGGCAAAGAACGTGATACAAGCAGCTGGGATACTGAAATCAAGCAGCGAATTTCGCGATCAGCGCGCGAGGGTCAAGCCAGAATTCCCACCACAACAAAAGTCACAAATCAAGATCGATTTAATGGTAGCGGTAATTCAAATACGCCAAAGGGTGATTTCAGCACGGAAATAGAGGGGACAGAAATTGAAAGACCTCAATTTCACATTACAATAGGAAAACCGATACGCCGCATTACTCCATGTAACGTCGATTCGTTTCCTCTTTGGCCAAATCCCGGAACCATGCATAACGGTAATGAACGGCGTGCATCGGATGGAGTTCTTGCCTCTTCGTTGTCGTCCTCTAGGAGAAACATTGCAGTATTTAGCACTTTAACAGAGGAGTTCTGCAACAACGATAGCGCGACAGGATTGAAGGAAGCAGACCGTTACGACACTGGGGTTCCTTCGGTTAATGGACGCCGATTTTCCGATGGTTGCTTTCGCAATGTTCCGATTTACAATGGTAATAAAAAGGTCAGTGTTGTTTTGCCACAGCCACGAAGAAGCGCCAGTGAAGAACTTTACAGCGGCAGAGAAGCAAGAGATTTGGAATTTGCCGATAGCAGCCAAAAGGAAGAAGACGATCACTGGAAGGAACTTGTCGCAAAAGCGAAAGGTTTCAAGCCTTCTAAGGCACCTTTTACGAATAAATCAAGAGGGGAGGATTTCGGAGATATTGAAGTGAAAATAAGTCGTTCCATGGCAGAAGTTGAAGATGTTTGTAGTGATATGAGCAGCGAAGCTTCTTTCTCGTCGAACAGCTCGTTGTCAGAGAATGATAACGCAGACAGCAGCTTGCAAACTGTTAAGCCGATATCTGGCGAATTAGGAAATTATAAGAGTGAAAGCCTGACAAATGCTTCATCAAACACTGCCAAGGCCAGTCGCCGAGTTTCGATGCAGCCTTCATTCGGCTCTAACTTGCGAGGCACGCACCCTCGTCGAGCTTCAGTGGCGACATCTAATCCTGAGCGTTCGTGCGACCCTAAGAAATCGACAAAACTCTCGGGCTACAGCACTCAAAGCGCTCTGGAACAGGCGAGGCAATTGCTCGGGAGGCTTCAATCGGAGGGAAAGAATAAAACTAAGAAAGAGAGATTGGAAGAATTGAGCACAGCACTTAAGTGGATTTTAGAAGAACTTAATCGCATTGAAACCCCAGATAGAGAACTTGTTAGTTTGTTTATAAGCTTGCGTGCAAAAATTGTCAACTTGAAGACTGATTTGAAGGCGGAAGAATTTTATGCAACCCCCATTGACCCAACTGAAGAAATTGAAAGCGTTTCGGTAATGCAAAATCTAGCGATCGACGATGGTATTGAAAATGCGAGGTCTAGACGCTTCAGCTGGTGTTGacagaaaaatattttctctcgCAGGTAAGTTCTTGGCAGAGTAAGTAAGTAAATTTTCCAGCTGAAGAATAACGGTTTATAGTCCGCAAATACGAAAATGAAACATTCCAGGGGTAAATTCAAAAGTACTCTCAGCTCTTGTAGTATTATCTCAAAGTTATAATAATGTTTTGTTTATCTCACACCGAAAACTCAGCGAAAATTTCAGGAACAAACAGCATTCATAATGCAATAAACATTGATGTTGTACATAGTTTTGTATGCTTGATTAGAAAATCAATTCAAGCGTTtcttaaatttctttctttttctacgGAAGAGGAAAAAGAGTTGCGTGGGAAAGTCATTTAGGCGCAAAACGTTTATTACAATGTCTTCAGAgttctttgttttgcaatttgcaTCGAGTCTTCGAGTGTATATAAACCACGGCATTTGTGAGCTGACTCTTGTTAAACAGGTTTCGAGACCAAAATATTTCTACTTGACTAAAAGCAGCCAGATGGTTTTGAAAGAACACAACCACCCTTTAGCTTTAATTAGTCAAGCGCGGACAAAAAGATACTCGAAAACGAATTACAGTGGGGGCAATTTTGGATAGAGTTATTCGTTAATTTTCGTTGTGCAAACAAAAGAGCGACCGCTAATGTATTTCTTTGTCAATTCTTTGAACAACTAAATTCAAACAGGGCGTTCTAGGGAGGTATCATTAACATTAGAATGCTTGGACGTAAAAAACGAGCAAATAAACGTGAGGTTTGCGTGCTTTGTTGGAAAAACATAATTTTTAGAACAATATTAATCGCTAAAGGTCAAGATGTGATACTTAGATAATCCTTCTTCAAAAGAAACGCAAAGCAAACTTTTGAGTGTTACGTCAAATTAattactcatttttcaattattttcaaagaaGTTAGGTACAGCAATTAATTTGGTCTCCGTTCGGGCGTGTTACAAACATTGCCCTCTCTATGTCATTTCCATTCTTAATTTTTCATTGCATGTTTGAACTCACCCAACTGAACCAGTGAGACTATTTGCTTGTTTGGTTCCAGGGACCGTTCTCAGGGGAATTATTTTCTTCTACCTGTTAAATTTTGCGCATGATCTGAAATTGTTAATTTGCAAACAGAGCCTCAGAGCGTGAAAACCGATCGCTATTATTTCCCAAGAATAGAAATTACAATTCTCAACGAAAGAACAATTGCAATCTTTTTTGATTAGTAATACTTCTTACCACTCAGTGCTCGGCCTCGACGCCTATTCTCCTGGACCTTCGCTGTCTTTTAGACTTTAAACTAGAAAATTATGAAATATTGATAGTGTGAAATCAGTCTGAAGGCCCTACAAGCTGAACCACTGGACAAAATTCCATTCCATTCCACGCTAGGTCCAGTAAtggaaaatgaaattgaatAAACAAACATAAAAAGACCATTACACAATTCTATATTAATAGTAGGCGTTGATTTTCCTGTCATGCTTAATGCCCGCTCAACATTTTTCGCGAGTTTGCGGTAGAGTAGTTCAATATATTTTCAAATGTCACAATAAAACGCCGAACTCCAAAGCCACCGCCAAGAAATTTGCTAACTGGAAAATGAGATTAAACTTTCCCAACCCTAACTCGTTTTGCGTAAGATGCAATGTTAAATCGCCTGCAGAACCCCTCTGCTATGTCTCACCCTGTCTTACAAATGTACAACGGATAACGACCTTTGAAGATGCAAATAATATTTGATACCGTCCAATTAGGCTGACGCCTTGACAGTCCCTTTGTTTTCACAAGATTTCGAGGAAATATAAGCTTTCTTAACTGCATGTTCTAAAATATTTTGGCGCGATGATCAGTTGGATTGTTCACATTAAAATTTGTTACACTTACTAACTTTTTTCTGCAATTGAATTTGGTTACTTTTATCACATTTCTTCCTCTCTAAATATCGTCACTTTTTTCTCCAGTATTTTCGCCCATATCCGGAAGGAAGATTTTTAACATCAGTGTTACTTAAAATGTTGTAGCATGAATTGTTTACTGCCTCGGTCAAGTAACTAtctttaacaaaaatttgggtttatcaaacgagttgataaaggttgaattaccaccgtgaaagatttagaaagctgacgtttcgagcgttagcccttcgtcagagcgaatgacgaagggctaacgctcgaaacgtcagctttctaaatctttcacggtggtaattcaacctttatcaactcgtttgataaacccaaatttttgttttcatctctcccaccgacgcagcaccacagtttctttagaaactagaaattcattaactATCTTTAAACGTCGTTTAATGTATTTACCCGTTGACTAttcattttttcagttttctttgttctttgctTCTCTTCTTGATTAATACGAATTTTAATACAAGCAGTGGTGATGAAAATGGTTATAGGAAACATATCTTATATAATTCACCTGTCTTTGCGTAAGCTTGGTCTTGATCGGAAGAAATACGATCGTAACAGTTGAAGTTCACTGAAAAGTTGCATTGATAAAGTAATGACAAtgccactttttaaaatgtatgtTACCGAGAATTATCAGAGGAATTGTGAGGACGTTTGCCTCATCATCGCTGTTTGTGTTGCTGGTGAAGCATCAGTGTCGTtaattttgaataattaagGTGTTACAATGAAGCAATTACATGTCACTTCGCCAAAAAGTCTCGTCTCCACTCAAGTTCGGTTTACTACGTTAAAACTTAATTAGCGCTTGAAAtatctttctttattttttttcttttgtttgcaggaGTACAAGGAACTGAAAAGATTGTAGAAAGTGTATAAACTATATGTTTTATGTTTATTTGGTAAGAAAAAATATTGATTATAGTATACTGAATAAAGACAGGAGCCCATCTAGGAGTTCCTTAGGcgatatttatatataattaaGTACTGATTTTTAAACAAACAAGGTAAAAATATGATTTATTTGGAGAGGTATTTATTTTACATGTTTCATTTAGCCAGTGATTTCAAAAAGTAGGTGTTTTCAAACCCAGCCTCTCTCTTTTTCGTAGTCCCTAGAGCGAGAGAAGCCTAGTGACGTGTCCACGTTCTCTCGCTCCAGAAGAGATCCTCGGCGAGAAATTGATGAGCCATTGTCAAATAAAATATTAGATGCTTTTTTGAAGTCTTAAAGGAAAAGCGTTGTCTCATGTCAACTTTACAGGACGTGGACTGAAGTATATCCAACGCTGATATATTTTCACCCCAGCTGCTGCTTATTATATTGTTTTACATGAGGAAATAGACAGCTCGGTGGGGAATTGAAATGTCATCAATTACGTGTCAACTTGAATTCGCGTAATGAAGGATTTAAATTTTTGCTCAGTGAGGCATGTTTATCCTCTCCAACGTTGTTTTCACAGCATCTCAACAAACAAAGTTTGAATGAGAAAATGGCACCATCCACATAAATAAATCCTTCAGCAATATCGCATCGAAAATATAACTAATAAAAaatctaaaactaaaaatgtaGTTGCTGTTTGAGAGGAATATGCTGAAGTAAACGTTGGCACAAGGAGCTGCTGTAAAATTTGTAAGGACGTGTACGCTTAGCTTGTCTGAACTGACCGTCGTGCAAGTCCATGACGTAATGTCTCCTTTTGTTATGGACTCGCTTGTGAATTAATATTGTGTTTAGACATAACAGATTGAATTGTAATTAATTATCATTTGTTTGTCAAAGGCTACAGATTTGAACAAAATGTTACACCTGAAATGATAGGAAAGTTATGCTGTGTGCTTCTTATTGATAGAAATAAATTTTATAGAAAAATAACTCATTTATTTTAGTAATAGTACCCAAAAAAACGGAAATTTCGACGTGAATAgcggttttgcacggcagctacgttggatggcaggaacaatagattctttttcccatgagaacaaatgttctttctaatgcaaatgattttcattgtcctgccatccaatatggctgccgtccAAAACCTCTATTGTAGCAACAAAAATAGTGCAGGACACCTTTGTAGAGCTCTCCTAAATTCGTTATTTAATAAAATAGAGTAAATAGAACCCTCGCCGGCAGGAACCGATGAGTATGAGTATGAGTAGgggcatgcaactcccatactaagcctatgtcacggcattttcacagactggtctatttttaatatatattttcTACTATGAAAGAAAAGCAGTTCCGGTCTAGTGGCGTAGTGACGACAAAtaagtttcttgtgattggtcatggcactcccacgggagtctcattccagggaaatttgatctaaaaataaatcggctGTGACAGGAGTATAGtgcagttgcatgctcctactcatccgCTCCTGTCGTCGAttataaagcctggtttccatatcgttgtatctgtcgtatctgtcgttcctgtcgtacgaaaaaaattcataggaccgatagaattcattctatctcgtacaacaagttgtatctgtcatttcttttgtattgagcatttgtacgggaggtttacataaagttatatcggtcctatgaatttttttcgtacgacggacacgacagatacaacgatatggaaaccaggct
Protein-coding sequences here:
- the LOC136913300 gene encoding uncharacterized protein, with protein sequence MLCGPVTMKDTSYDQSLWCKSSSGSEVMYNACSTLGKERDTSSWDTEIKQRISRSAREGQARIPTTTKVTNQDRFNGSGNSNTPKGDFSTEIEGTEIERPQFHITIGKPIRRITPCNVDSFPLWPNPGTMHNGNERRASDGVLASSLSSSRRNIAVFSTLTEEFCNNDSATGLKEADRYDTGVPSVNGRRFSDGCFRNVPIYNGNKKVSVVLPQPRRSASEELYSGREARDLEFADSSQKEEDDHWKELVAKAKGFKPSKAPFTNKSRGEDFGDIEVKISRSMAEVEDVCSDMSSEASFSSNSSLSENDNADSSLQTVKPISGELGNYKSESLTNASSNTAKASRRVSMQPSFGSNLRGTHPRRASVATSNPERSCDPKKSTKLSGYSTQSALEQARQLLGRLQSEGKNKTKKERLEELSTALKWILEELNRIETPDRELVSLFISLRAKIVNLKTDLKAEEFYATPIDPTEEIESVSVMQNLAIDDGIENARSRRFSWC